A stretch of the Actinoalloteichus fjordicus genome encodes the following:
- a CDS encoding DoxX family protein gives MTNSDDGLGGAAGPYGRRRADDHDHFGLDAAAARVSAGAGRAGPDQDYAPQQRAGRHAMAESHHGAERARRHEPEPDYDEDRYSEAAGDPGREPGAGVDPDLGRHIDRNQDWDRDETWDRDQDRDAVRDRDRDAVRDRDDDWDRDSDRGRDTARQRDRRRDAGPEADGDYDGDYDNEYDDYDDSVDRARLTEPEPLDGWNKPSLPANAGTDVGLLVLRLVLGGVFVAHGAQKVFGLFGGPGIDGFAAYLTQSGFQQAELLAWVTGVTELAGGALVILGFATPLAAAGLLAVMANVILLRFAEGFFLTPDGGFELEAVLAGLAAALVFAGPGRAALDNGRPWYRRPIITGVSCLVVAAGAAAAVYFLLR, from the coding sequence GTGACTAACTCCGACGACGGATTAGGCGGAGCCGCCGGACCATACGGCAGGCGGCGCGCCGATGATCACGATCATTTCGGGCTCGACGCAGCCGCCGCGAGGGTCTCCGCAGGGGCAGGCCGCGCGGGCCCGGACCAGGACTATGCGCCACAACAGCGTGCGGGCAGGCACGCGATGGCCGAATCGCATCACGGGGCGGAGCGGGCCCGCCGCCACGAGCCGGAACCGGACTACGACGAGGACCGCTACTCCGAGGCGGCAGGTGACCCGGGACGGGAGCCGGGCGCGGGCGTCGACCCCGACCTCGGCAGGCACATCGACCGGAATCAGGACTGGGACCGCGACGAGACCTGGGACCGAGACCAGGACCGAGACGCGGTTCGAGACCGGGATCGAGACGCGGTTCGAGACCGGGATGACGACTGGGACCGCGACTCCGACCGGGGCCGAGACACCGCCCGACAGCGCGACCGCCGCCGGGATGCCGGGCCCGAGGCTGACGGCGACTACGACGGCGACTACGACAACGAGTACGACGATTACGACGACTCGGTCGACCGGGCGCGGCTGACCGAGCCGGAGCCGCTCGACGGCTGGAACAAGCCCAGCCTGCCCGCCAATGCGGGAACCGACGTCGGCCTGCTGGTGCTCCGGCTGGTGCTCGGCGGCGTGTTCGTCGCGCACGGAGCGCAGAAGGTGTTCGGTCTCTTCGGCGGGCCGGGCATCGACGGCTTCGCCGCCTACCTGACGCAGTCGGGCTTCCAGCAGGCCGAGCTGTTGGCCTGGGTGACCGGCGTGACCGAACTGGCAGGCGGTGCCCTCGTCATCCTCGGGTTCGCCACCCCGCTCGCCGCAGCCGGTCTGCTCGCCGTCATGGCCAACGTGATCCTCCTCCGCTTCGCCGAGGGCTTCTTCCTCACCCCCGACGGCGGGTTCGAGCTCGAGGCCGTGCTGGCAGGCCTGGCCGCCGCACTGGTCTTCGCCGGACCCGGCCGGGCCGCCCTGGACAACGGCAGGCCGTGGTACCGACGCCCGATCATCACGGGTGTGAGCTGTCTCGTCGTGGCGGCCGGTGCTGCGGCGGCCGTCTACTTCCTCCTGCGCTAG
- a CDS encoding DoxX family protein: MTTNLGDSETRPLPGSAGHEGTDPGPAIGLLLLRLVVGGLFIASGTEKFFGWAGTPGRAGFAESLAEYGFTQTSLLATMTAVVEIAAGLLVIIGLLTALAAVPLLGISVAGVVFRFDEGLFLVGTGGFAFELLLAATTAALVFAGPGRFALDNGRPYFRFPLRSAIVFLVLGGIITAVVLFLFR; encoded by the coding sequence GTGACGACGAACCTGGGCGACTCAGAGACCCGTCCGCTGCCCGGCTCGGCGGGCCACGAGGGCACCGATCCGGGTCCGGCCATCGGCCTGTTGCTGCTCCGGCTCGTCGTCGGCGGCCTGTTCATCGCCTCTGGCACCGAGAAGTTCTTCGGCTGGGCGGGGACACCGGGGCGGGCGGGCTTCGCCGAGAGCCTCGCCGAGTACGGCTTCACCCAGACCAGCCTGCTGGCGACCATGACGGCGGTCGTCGAGATCGCCGCCGGACTGCTGGTGATCATCGGCCTGCTGACCGCGCTCGCGGCCGTCCCGCTGCTCGGGATCTCGGTGGCGGGCGTCGTCTTCCGCTTCGACGAAGGCCTGTTCCTGGTCGGCACGGGCGGTTTCGCCTTCGAGCTGCTGCTCGCCGCCACGACGGCCGCCCTGGTCTTCGCCGGGCCCGGTCGCTTCGCGCTGGACAACGGCAGGCCCTACTTCCGCTTCCCGCTGCGCAGCGCGATCGTCTTCCTGGTGCTCGGCGGCATCATCACCGCCGTGGTGCTGTTCCTCTTCCGCTGA
- a CDS encoding 2-hydroxyacid dehydrogenase codes for MTTIVLVPNEQGVQALAGNPDVRAVRYQPDEPFPAAAAEAEVLVPMFLSAGAVGALAESLPRLRLIQLLSAGAEAWLPRTPPGVRLSTARGAHGGSTAEWALAAILAIYRELPAFERTRQERRWDQRGTDTLQGKRVLVLGAGDLGREMRRRLDASDASTTFVARTARDGVHGLAELPRLLPDHDVVVVMVPLTAETTGLVDADFLAAMPDQAILVNAARGPVVDTAALLAELTTGRLRAALDVTDPEPLPEDHPLWTVDGLLLTPHVGGSTQGGQDRAWAVAARQIGLFASGADPENLVHGEY; via the coding sequence GTGACGACGATCGTTCTTGTCCCCAACGAACAGGGCGTGCAGGCGCTGGCCGGGAACCCCGACGTGCGGGCGGTCCGGTACCAGCCCGACGAGCCCTTCCCCGCCGCGGCCGCCGAGGCCGAGGTCCTCGTGCCGATGTTCCTCTCCGCGGGCGCGGTGGGTGCGCTGGCCGAGAGTCTTCCGAGGCTGCGGCTCATCCAGCTCCTCTCGGCCGGTGCCGAGGCGTGGCTGCCGCGCACCCCGCCGGGCGTGCGGCTCTCGACCGCGCGCGGCGCCCACGGCGGCAGCACCGCGGAGTGGGCCCTCGCGGCGATCCTGGCGATCTATCGGGAGCTGCCCGCCTTCGAGCGCACCCGGCAGGAGCGCCGCTGGGATCAGCGCGGCACCGACACCCTGCAGGGCAAGCGGGTGCTGGTCCTCGGCGCGGGCGACCTCGGGCGGGAGATGCGGCGCAGGCTGGACGCCTCCGACGCGAGCACGACGTTCGTGGCCCGCACGGCACGGGACGGCGTCCACGGTCTCGCCGAGCTCCCCCGGCTGCTCCCGGACCATGACGTCGTCGTCGTGATGGTGCCGCTGACGGCGGAGACGACCGGGCTGGTGGACGCGGACTTCCTCGCGGCGATGCCCGATCAGGCGATCCTGGTCAACGCCGCCCGAGGTCCGGTCGTCGACACCGCCGCGCTGCTGGCCGAGCTGACCACGGGACGGCTGCGGGCCGCGCTGGACGTCACCGATCCCGAGCCGCTGCCAGAGGACCATCCGTTGTGGACGGTCGACGGGCTGCTGCTGACCCCGCACGTCGGCGGCAGCACGCAGGGCGGACAGGATCGGGCCTGGGCGGTCGCCGCGCGGCAGATCGGGCTGTTCGCCTCCGGTGCGGACCCGGAAAACCTCGTGCACGGGGAATACTGA
- a CDS encoding alpha/beta fold hydrolase — protein sequence MTEEGSTVSPDGTALVSWHSTTPGPPVLVCGALGAPAQSWPALTAPDAGLHAFGWHYRGTFGSARPTDPSRIMLTDHVGDALAVLDSAGIDRASVIGWSSGATVAAELARNAPDRVTGLMMIAGPPGDLLATIRGPWGAAVDLVLGLTSGGPGPGPFRGRGLVKGVMSGGLDAMRLAAPLLAAGLPRLPPRQLGALLRHSGLLLPAGDPALLAEVLRPFLHLDWAFYAELLRAVGSVPALDITGLRCPVTALVGRHDVVSDARALTEAVGRLPQARVRILPTSHFIPLEAPEEVAAEALLLVERAAAVRRALDDESDHVPADMGPLTPRSRHGA from the coding sequence ATGACGGAGGAAGGCAGCACGGTCTCGCCCGACGGAACCGCACTGGTGAGCTGGCACAGCACGACGCCGGGCCCGCCGGTGCTGGTATGCGGGGCGCTCGGCGCGCCCGCCCAGTCCTGGCCTGCGCTGACCGCCCCCGATGCGGGCCTCCACGCGTTCGGCTGGCACTACCGGGGGACGTTCGGCTCGGCACGACCCACCGACCCGAGCCGGATCATGCTGACCGACCATGTCGGCGACGCACTGGCCGTGCTGGACTCCGCAGGGATCGACCGCGCCTCGGTGATCGGCTGGTCGTCCGGGGCGACCGTCGCCGCCGAACTCGCCAGGAACGCCCCGGATCGGGTGACCGGCCTGATGATGATCGCCGGCCCGCCCGGTGACCTCCTGGCGACGATCCGAGGCCCGTGGGGAGCCGCCGTCGACCTCGTCCTCGGGCTGACGAGCGGCGGGCCGGGTCCTGGACCGTTTCGCGGCCGAGGGCTGGTCAAGGGAGTCATGTCCGGCGGGCTGGACGCGATGCGGCTGGCGGCCCCGTTGCTGGCCGCCGGCCTGCCGAGGCTGCCCCCGAGACAGCTCGGAGCGCTGCTCCGGCACAGCGGGCTCCTGCTGCCCGCAGGCGATCCCGCGCTGCTGGCCGAGGTGCTGCGCCCCTTCCTGCACCTCGACTGGGCCTTCTATGCAGAGCTGCTGCGAGCGGTCGGCTCCGTGCCGGCGCTGGACATCACCGGGCTGCGGTGCCCGGTGACGGCGCTGGTGGGACGGCACGACGTCGTGTCCGACGCAAGGGCGCTCACCGAGGCAGTGGGCCGCCTGCCGCAGGCGCGGGTCCGCATCCTGCCCACCTCGCACTTCATCCCGCTGGAGGCCCCGGAGGAGGTCGCCGCCGAGGCGCTGCTGCTGGTGGAACGGGCCGCCGCCGTCCGACGCGCCCTAGACGACGAGTCGGACCACGTGCCCGCCGACATGGGACCGCTCACCCCTCGCTCACGACACGGCGCCTAG
- a CDS encoding PQQ-dependent sugar dehydrogenase has product MPSSPNRGLRRRRAALAGFVALGLVAAGCADFSEQERLTRADWDVAPPPMAAPDNAPRFPDEGGNSGEPGRETSATPVPPPEGCTDYDPAVVVTCLDPVSAVAVLPDGEQALVAERTTGRILRVRWGLDPADKDSPEVFATIDVDAGEGGGGLLGLALSPYYAEDSLVYAYLSTPEDNRVVRIAAGDEPKPVLTGLPRDPTGALTNDVRGALLLATGTAGDPAAAADPNSQAGKVLRIDETGAPAPDNPDPTTTVISSGLTAPAGLCQAVDGSSIWVTDRGEERDLLYLVEPGAPLGEASWNWPERPGVAGCAAYSDMVMVFLSDQEAIANLELSPDLTFTSPPQYSEEGTFGRFSGAAPGMDDYVWVGTENKNGGDPTSSDDRVVLIDRFMTGSGNGRD; this is encoded by the coding sequence ATGCCGAGTTCACCGAACCGGGGTCTGCGGAGGCGTCGGGCCGCGCTGGCCGGGTTCGTCGCGCTCGGCCTCGTCGCGGCGGGCTGCGCCGACTTCTCCGAGCAGGAGCGGCTGACCCGCGCCGACTGGGACGTGGCACCGCCGCCGATGGCGGCCCCCGACAACGCCCCGCGCTTTCCGGACGAGGGCGGCAACAGCGGCGAGCCGGGCCGCGAGACCTCCGCCACACCGGTCCCGCCGCCCGAGGGCTGCACCGACTACGACCCGGCCGTGGTCGTGACCTGTCTCGACCCGGTGTCCGCGGTGGCCGTGCTGCCCGACGGCGAACAGGCCCTGGTCGCCGAACGCACGACCGGCCGGATTCTGCGGGTGCGGTGGGGTCTCGACCCGGCGGACAAGGACTCGCCGGAGGTCTTCGCCACGATCGACGTGGACGCAGGCGAGGGCGGGGGCGGTCTCCTCGGCCTGGCGCTGTCGCCGTACTACGCCGAGGACAGCCTGGTCTACGCCTACCTGAGCACGCCGGAGGACAACCGCGTCGTGCGGATCGCGGCGGGCGACGAGCCGAAGCCGGTGCTGACCGGGCTGCCCCGCGACCCGACGGGCGCGTTGACCAACGACGTACGCGGCGCGCTGCTGCTGGCGACCGGCACGGCAGGCGATCCGGCGGCGGCGGCCGATCCGAACTCGCAGGCGGGCAAGGTGCTGCGGATCGACGAGACCGGCGCCCCCGCCCCGGACAACCCCGATCCGACGACGACGGTGATCAGCAGCGGGCTGACCGCCCCGGCTGGCCTGTGTCAGGCGGTGGACGGCTCATCGATCTGGGTCACCGATCGCGGCGAGGAGCGCGACCTGTTGTATCTCGTCGAACCCGGTGCGCCGCTGGGGGAGGCATCCTGGAACTGGCCGGAGCGGCCGGGTGTCGCGGGCTGCGCGGCCTACTCGGACATGGTCATGGTCTTCCTGAGCGATCAGGAGGCCATCGCCAACCTGGAGTTGAGCCCCGACCTGACCTTCACCAGCCCGCCGCAGTACAGCGAGGAGGGCACCTTCGGTCGGTTCTCCGGCGCGGCACCCGGCATGGACGACTACGTCTGGGTCGGTACCGAGAACAAGAACGGCGGCGACCCGACCAGCAGCGATGATCGCGTGGTGCTCATCGACCGGTTCATGACCGGGAGCGGCAACGGGCGCGACTAG
- a CDS encoding NAD(P)H-binding protein, producing MIVVTGATGALNGATVEHLLQRKSADRIGVSARDVAKAQHFAERGVRVRQGSYDDPVALRDSFAGADQVLLVSSNDPAADVVGQHRTAIEAAAAAGARRILYTSQQSAVGSPYLPAAVHAATEAILADSGVAWTSLRYGFFGSLDQLLGPWRQTGVIARPADGPIPWTDRADLAEAAAVILAGDRSFDGPVTLSAPAVTLDDFARFLTELTGRPIKRIVVDDEQWVTEQMENGTPEFVARLTLTLFQATRSGYFAGQEPLLAELLGREPRSAADQVAGTLAT from the coding sequence ATGATCGTCGTCACCGGCGCCACCGGCGCCCTCAACGGTGCCACCGTCGAGCATCTTCTCCAGCGCAAGTCGGCCGACCGGATCGGCGTCAGCGCGCGAGACGTCGCCAAGGCGCAGCACTTCGCCGAACGCGGCGTGCGCGTGCGGCAGGGCTCCTACGATGACCCGGTCGCGCTGCGTGACTCCTTCGCCGGTGCCGACCAGGTGCTGCTGGTGTCCTCCAACGACCCGGCGGCCGACGTGGTAGGCCAGCACCGCACCGCGATCGAGGCCGCCGCCGCCGCTGGCGCCCGGCGAATCCTCTACACCAGTCAGCAGAGCGCCGTCGGCAGCCCGTACCTCCCGGCGGCCGTCCACGCGGCTACCGAGGCGATCCTCGCCGACTCGGGGGTCGCCTGGACCTCGTTGCGCTACGGCTTCTTCGGCAGCCTCGACCAGTTGCTCGGTCCTTGGCGGCAGACCGGCGTGATCGCCAGGCCCGCAGACGGCCCCATCCCGTGGACCGATCGCGCCGACCTGGCCGAGGCCGCGGCGGTCATCCTCGCGGGCGACCGTTCCTTCGACGGCCCTGTCACGCTCTCCGCGCCTGCCGTCACCCTCGATGACTTCGCCAGGTTCCTCACCGAACTGACCGGTCGTCCCATCAAACGCATCGTCGTGGATGACGAACAGTGGGTCACCGAGCAGATGGAGAACGGCACTCCCGAGTTCGTGGCCAGACTGACGCTCACCCTGTTCCAAGCCACCCGTAGCGGCTACTTCGCGGGACAGGAGCCGCTACTGGCCGAACTCCTCGGCCGCGAACCGCGCAGTGCTGCCGATCAGGTCGCAGGCACTCTCGCGACCTGA
- a CDS encoding TetR/AcrR family transcriptional regulator: MADEAPGKPRLRADAKRNTEQIRRAAIDAFHSRGLTAPLEEVAKVAGVSKATIFNRFGGRIGLIEAVIEEVVANKLYAVIDRTRTIEDTAERIAYYITGIRDLQYRQPAANDVMLQEYPHSPQLMEICERAGEMNHELITAGRAVGALRPEFTADDLHALIRDTALALKHGTRPRRDDYDRRTTFLLDGIRRHEAPPEEDERAAVKA, translated from the coding sequence ATGGCCGATGAAGCGCCGGGGAAACCTCGGCTACGTGCCGACGCCAAGCGCAATACCGAGCAGATCCGTCGCGCCGCGATCGACGCCTTTCACAGCCGGGGTCTGACCGCGCCGTTGGAAGAAGTCGCCAAGGTCGCGGGAGTGAGCAAGGCCACGATCTTCAACCGGTTCGGCGGACGGATCGGCCTCATCGAAGCCGTCATCGAAGAAGTCGTCGCGAACAAGCTGTACGCCGTCATCGACCGCACCCGAACCATCGAGGACACCGCAGAACGGATCGCGTACTACATCACCGGGATCCGCGACCTCCAGTACCGCCAGCCCGCGGCCAACGACGTCATGCTGCAGGAATACCCCCATTCACCGCAGCTCATGGAGATCTGCGAGCGGGCGGGCGAGATGAACCATGAACTCATCACGGCAGGTAGAGCCGTCGGCGCGCTGCGGCCCGAGTTCACGGCAGACGACCTCCATGCGCTCATCCGCGACACCGCACTCGCTCTCAAACATGGAACCCGCCCCCGACGAGACGACTACGACCGCCGTACCACCTTCCTTCTCGACGGGATCCGCAGGCATGAAGCTCCGCCGGAAGAGGACGAGCGCGCCGCCGTCAAGGCATAG
- the gatB gene encoding Asp-tRNA(Asn)/Glu-tRNA(Gln) amidotransferase subunit GatB: MTAVADLMDYDEVLATFDPVLGLEVHVELSTQTKMFCGCPTEFGAEPNTQVCQTCLGMPGALPVVNGKAVESAIRIGLALNCDIASWCRFARKNYFYPDMPKNFQTSQYDEPIAFNGYLDVVLEDGETVRVEIERAHMEEDTGKSLHVGGATGRIHGAEHSLLDYNRAGVPLVEIVTKPIVGAGARAPEVAKAYVATLRDLLKSLDVSDVRMDQGSLRCDANVSLMAKTATEFGTRTETKNVNSLRSVERAVRYEMRRQAVLLTQGGSIRQETRHFEEASGSTRAGRPKETSEDYRYFPEPDLVPIAPPAEWIEELRGTLPELPSERRRRIQQEWSLSDAELRDLENAGAVALVAATVAEGASPDEARSWWVSYLLAQANQRQVELAELPVTPAQVARVVALVTEGALTNKLARQVVDGVLAGEGEPDEVVAARGLKVVSDDSALQTAVEAALAANPDVAEKIRGGKVAAAGAIVGAVMKATKGQADAKRVRELVLAAAGVEG; this comes from the coding sequence GTGACCGCAGTGGCCGATCTGATGGACTACGACGAGGTGCTCGCCACCTTCGATCCGGTGCTGGGGCTGGAGGTGCACGTCGAGCTGTCCACCCAGACGAAGATGTTCTGCGGTTGTCCCACCGAGTTCGGCGCCGAGCCGAACACCCAGGTGTGCCAGACCTGCCTGGGGATGCCGGGTGCGCTGCCGGTCGTCAACGGCAAGGCGGTGGAGTCGGCGATCCGCATCGGGCTCGCGCTGAACTGTGACATCGCGTCGTGGTGCCGGTTCGCCAGGAAGAACTACTTCTACCCTGACATGCCGAAGAACTTCCAGACCTCCCAGTACGACGAGCCGATCGCCTTCAACGGCTACCTCGACGTCGTGTTGGAGGACGGCGAGACGGTCCGGGTCGAGATCGAGCGCGCCCACATGGAGGAGGACACCGGGAAGTCGCTGCACGTCGGCGGCGCCACCGGTCGGATCCACGGGGCCGAGCACTCGCTGCTGGACTACAACCGGGCGGGCGTGCCGCTGGTGGAGATCGTCACCAAACCGATCGTCGGTGCCGGCGCGCGGGCGCCCGAGGTGGCCAAGGCGTACGTGGCGACGCTGCGGGATCTGCTGAAGTCGCTCGACGTCTCGGACGTGCGGATGGACCAGGGATCGCTGCGCTGCGACGCCAACGTCTCGCTCATGGCGAAGACCGCGACCGAGTTCGGCACCCGCACCGAGACGAAGAACGTGAACTCCCTGCGCAGCGTCGAGCGGGCCGTGCGGTACGAGATGCGGCGGCAGGCCGTGCTGCTCACGCAGGGCGGCTCGATTCGCCAGGAGACCCGGCACTTCGAGGAGGCCTCCGGCTCGACGCGGGCGGGCAGGCCGAAGGAGACCTCGGAGGACTACCGCTACTTCCCCGAGCCCGACCTGGTGCCGATCGCGCCGCCTGCGGAGTGGATCGAGGAACTGCGCGGGACGCTGCCGGAGCTGCCGAGCGAGCGGCGCAGGCGGATTCAGCAGGAGTGGTCGCTCTCCGACGCCGAGCTGCGGGACCTGGAGAACGCGGGTGCGGTGGCGCTGGTGGCCGCGACCGTCGCCGAGGGCGCCTCGCCGGACGAGGCCAGGTCGTGGTGGGTGTCCTACCTGCTCGCGCAGGCGAACCAGCGGCAGGTCGAGCTGGCCGAGCTGCCGGTGACGCCCGCCCAGGTGGCGCGGGTCGTGGCGCTGGTGACCGAGGGCGCACTGACGAACAAGCTGGCCCGGCAGGTCGTCGACGGCGTGCTCGCGGGTGAGGGCGAACCGGACGAGGTCGTCGCCGCCCGCGGCCTGAAGGTGGTCTCCGACGACTCCGCGCTGCAGACGGCGGTGGAGGCTGCGCTCGCCGCCAACCCCGACGTGGCCGAGAAGATCCGGGGCGGCAAGGTCGCTGCCGCAGGCGCGATCGTCGGTGCCGTGATGAAGGCGACCAAGGGGCAGGCCGACGCCAAGCGCGTCCGCGAACTGGTCCTGGCCGCAGCGGGCGTCGAGGGCTGA
- a CDS encoding AAA family ATPase translates to MLTRIEIDGFKSFADFGLDLPPFLVVLGQNASGKSNLFDAVQLLRRLVSAPSLFDAFADTRGELSELFRRYAGGAQADRMSFAVEVLLEPTAVDPFGEDIEVSHTRLRYELKIGLHTDSDGFPRARVLEEAVRPLPAKQDEWLRAVRASPAFKAEKLRYSGRRTDFLTTKDNGQGNRVFAISQEGRQGRARQIPAHAAEATVLSSITSAADFPTLFALRRELESWRFLQLDPAALRQPSTQEQRGDVLGANGANLAKVLRRIERVTRDEYGSGLDDIAAALATVVRGFSGVEVQEDAAQGRWETYLTTRDEGRVSARVASDGTLRVLALLAALHDPDHRGLVCFEEPENGIFPQRLQALLGLLRGLVTDPAADDGQGEPLVQLIVSSHSPVVLTALDRADLMVMDWTTRVSESGGGRISRVRRLLLSVDQKAIGFNDLPALTVPERRALPGIDLDEAKRVLES, encoded by the coding sequence GTGCTGACCCGGATCGAGATCGACGGGTTCAAGTCCTTCGCCGACTTCGGCCTGGACCTCCCTCCCTTCCTGGTCGTCCTCGGCCAGAACGCGAGCGGCAAGTCGAATCTGTTCGACGCGGTGCAGCTCCTCCGCAGGTTGGTGAGCGCGCCGTCACTGTTCGACGCCTTCGCCGACACGCGGGGCGAGCTGTCGGAGCTGTTCCGCCGCTATGCGGGCGGCGCGCAGGCGGATCGGATGTCCTTTGCAGTGGAGGTGCTGCTGGAGCCGACGGCGGTCGACCCGTTCGGTGAGGACATCGAGGTGAGCCACACCCGGCTGCGCTATGAGCTGAAGATCGGACTGCACACCGACTCCGACGGCTTCCCGCGCGCGCGGGTGTTGGAGGAGGCTGTGCGCCCGTTGCCTGCGAAGCAGGACGAATGGCTTCGTGCGGTGCGGGCGTCTCCGGCGTTCAAGGCCGAGAAGCTCCGCTACTCGGGCCGGCGGACGGACTTCCTTACAACGAAGGACAACGGCCAGGGAAACCGGGTGTTCGCGATCTCCCAGGAGGGCAGGCAGGGGCGGGCTCGGCAGATTCCCGCGCACGCGGCCGAGGCGACCGTGCTGTCCAGTATCACCTCCGCAGCCGACTTCCCGACCTTGTTTGCGCTGCGCCGTGAGCTGGAGTCCTGGCGGTTCCTCCAGTTGGACCCGGCCGCGCTGCGTCAACCGAGCACTCAGGAACAGCGCGGGGACGTGCTCGGTGCCAACGGGGCCAATCTGGCGAAGGTGCTGCGCAGGATCGAACGGGTTACGCGGGACGAGTACGGCAGTGGGCTCGACGACATCGCGGCGGCGCTGGCGACCGTGGTGCGGGGATTCAGTGGCGTCGAGGTTCAGGAGGACGCGGCCCAGGGGCGGTGGGAGACGTACTTGACTACGCGCGACGAGGGGCGGGTCAGCGCACGGGTGGCATCGGACGGCACGCTACGGGTGTTGGCTCTGCTTGCCGCGCTGCACGACCCAGATCACCGGGGTTTGGTCTGCTTCGAGGAGCCGGAGAACGGGATCTTTCCCCAGCGGCTGCAGGCGCTACTGGGCCTTCTCAGAGGGCTGGTGACCGATCCGGCAGCCGACGACGGGCAGGGCGAGCCGTTGGTCCAGTTGATCGTGTCGAGCCATTCGCCCGTTGTACTCACAGCGCTGGATCGAGCCGATCTGATGGTCATGGATTGGACGACGCGCGTGAGTGAGTCAGGCGGTGGCCGGATCTCGCGGGTGCGTCGCCTCCTGCTCTCCGTTGATCAGAAGGCGATCGGCTTCAACGATCTCCCGGCGTTGACGGTTCCCGAACGGCGTGCCCTGCCGGGGATTGATCTCGATGAGGCGAAGCGGGTGCTGGAGAGTTGA
- the gatA gene encoding Asp-tRNA(Asn)/Glu-tRNA(Gln) amidotransferase subunit GatA, with protein MNSPLIRLTAAELAARIHAREVTSVEVTQAHLDRIQAVDGRINAFLHVDTEGALAAARQVDEALDAGTAPVSPLAGVPLALKDVLTTKGIPTTCGSKMLEGWRPPYDATVTARLHAAGVIVLGKTNMDEFAMGSSTENSAYGVTRNPWDTDRIPGGSGGGSSASLAAFEAPLAIGTDTGGSIRQPGSVTGTVGVKPTYGGVSRHGLVAFSSSLDQAGPCARTVLDAALLHEVIAGHDPMDSTSIDAPVPPVVAAARQGAAGDLRGVRVGVVREFSGDGYQPGVLRSFEAAVKQLTALGADVVEVSCPHFDYALGAYYLIAPSECSSNLARFDAMRYGLRVGGDDPKLGAEEVMSLTREAGFGPEVKRRIMLGTYALSSGYYDAYYGQAQKVRTLITRDFTAAFENVDVLVSPTTPTTAFRIGERADDPMAMYLADLCTIPANLAGNAALSVPSGLSDEDGLPVGLQIMAPAMADDRMYRVAAAYEVARNAAADGALIDRVPDVAV; from the coding sequence GTGAACAGCCCGTTGATCCGGCTCACCGCGGCCGAGCTGGCCGCCAGGATTCATGCCAGGGAGGTCACCTCGGTCGAGGTGACCCAGGCCCACCTGGACCGCATCCAGGCAGTCGACGGGCGGATCAACGCGTTCCTGCACGTCGACACCGAGGGCGCGCTCGCCGCCGCCCGCCAGGTGGACGAGGCCCTCGACGCGGGCACGGCACCGGTCTCGCCGCTCGCGGGGGTTCCGCTGGCGCTCAAGGACGTGCTGACCACCAAGGGCATCCCGACCACCTGTGGTTCGAAGATGCTGGAGGGCTGGCGCCCGCCGTATGACGCCACGGTGACGGCCCGGCTGCACGCGGCGGGCGTGATCGTGCTCGGCAAGACCAACATGGACGAGTTCGCCATGGGCTCCTCCACCGAGAACTCGGCGTACGGGGTGACCCGCAACCCGTGGGACACCGACCGCATCCCCGGCGGGTCGGGCGGCGGCTCGTCGGCCTCGCTGGCGGCCTTCGAGGCCCCGCTGGCGATCGGCACCGACACGGGCGGCTCGATCCGCCAGCCCGGCTCGGTGACCGGCACGGTCGGTGTGAAGCCCACCTACGGCGGAGTCTCCCGGCACGGGCTCGTCGCCTTCTCCTCCTCGCTCGACCAGGCAGGCCCCTGCGCGCGCACCGTCCTGGACGCCGCACTGCTGCACGAGGTGATCGCCGGACACGACCCGATGGACTCCACGTCGATCGACGCCCCGGTTCCGCCGGTCGTCGCGGCGGCCAGGCAGGGCGCCGCAGGCGATCTGCGCGGGGTCCGGGTCGGCGTGGTCCGCGAGTTCTCCGGTGACGGCTACCAGCCCGGCGTCCTGCGGTCCTTCGAGGCGGCGGTGAAGCAGCTCACCGCCCTCGGCGCAGACGTCGTCGAGGTCTCCTGCCCGCACTTCGACTACGCCCTGGGCGCCTACTACCTGATCGCGCCGAGCGAGTGCTCCTCCAACCTGGCCCGCTTCGACGCCATGCGCTACGGCCTGCGCGTCGGCGGCGACGACCCGAAGCTGGGCGCCGAGGAGGTCATGTCCCTGACGCGGGAGGCGGGCTTCGGTCCCGAGGTCAAGCGGCGGATCATGCTCGGCACCTACGCGCTGTCCTCCGGCTACTACGACGCCTACTACGGGCAGGCGCAGAAGGTCCGGACGCTGATCACCCGCGACTTCACCGCCGCGTTCGAGAACGTCGACGTGCTGGTCTCGCCGACCACGCCCACCACGGCGTTCCGCATCGGCGAGCGGGCCGACGACCCGATGGCGATGTACCTGGCCGACCTGTGCACCATCCCGGCGAACCTGGCGGGCAACGCGGCGCTGAGCGTCCCCAGCGGGCTCTCGGACGAGGACGGCCTGCCGGTCGGCCTCCAGATCATGGCGCCTGCCATGGCCGACGACCGGATGTACCGGGTCGCCGCCGCCTACGAGGTCGCCCGCAACGCGGCCGCCGACGGCGCCTTGATCGACCGCGTTCCCGACGTGGCGGTCTGA